One window from the genome of Magnolia sinica isolate HGM2019 chromosome 4, MsV1, whole genome shotgun sequence encodes:
- the LOC131242808 gene encoding F-box protein At3g07870-like, with amino-acid sequence MAEKASFLSDRNDENGNKEEKLERAPALSDDVIFNILLRLPPESLPNLRLVCKNWYNVISDPLFIEAHLHRSEPGFIFQKRISRSKCKTHFMEIKEGDIKVHDLDLHCPGRICASCNGLILLESMLSLYVINPISKQRIILPPSDLSFKYPLSYEIYGFGFNSITKEYKVVHVCEYKKRKTPIPLGCEITTVGSDSWREIDGPFFGLTELRIPISASGILHWAIGMDYIVSMDVGNEKFHKTPFPNCSRRSYHFLELGEFLSFANRESPVQIDVWILKDLDGGEWIKQLSIGVDCLGSLLSQDLRWGGSLDPVLLLASFRNGEVIIFECFAIDIGGFYLYDFKLERIIKFDGSCGIQLIAMDTLSSPIHVNSLVSCEPRNNRRYLSN; translated from the coding sequence ATGGCAGAGAAAGCCTCTTTCCTCAGCGATAGAAATGACGAAAATGGAAATAAGGAGGAGAAGCTGGAGCGGGCCCCAGCCCTTTCTGATGACGTCATCTTCAACATCCTCCTCAGGCTCCCACCTGAATCACTACCCAACCTAAGGTTAGTATGTAAGAACTGGTACAACGTCATCTCTGACCCACTTTTCATCGAGGCCCACCTCCATCGATCGGAGCCTGGATTTATCTTCCAAAAACGAATTTCAAGATCAAAATGCAAGACCCATTTCATGGAAATCAAAGAAGGTGATATCAAAGTCCATGATCTAGACTTGCATTGCCCAGGCCGTATATGTGCTAGCTGCAACGGTCTTATTTTGCTTGAAAGCATGCTCAGTCTCTATGTTATTAATCCAATTTCAAAGCAGAGGATCATACTCCCTCCTTCTGATTTATCTTTTAAGTATCCGCTCTCATATGAAATCTACGGTTTTGGGTTCAATTCAATTACTAAAGAATACAAAGTAGTCCATGTTTGTgaatacaagaaaagaaaaaccccaatccCTCTTGGATGTGAGATTACGACCGTCGGTTCGGATTCTTGGAGAGAGATCGACGGTCCATTTTTTGGGCTAACTGAATTACGCATTCCAATCTCAGCAAGTGGGATTTTGCATTGGGCAATTGGGATGGATTATATAGTTTCAATGGATGTGGGCAATGAGAAGTTCCACAAGACTCCATTTCCCAATTGTAGCAGGAGAAGTTACCATTTTCTTGAATTGGgtgagtttctatcttttgcgaACCGCGAATCGCCGGTCCAAATCGATGTGTGGATCTTGAAGGATTTAGATGGTGGAGAATGGATTAAACAGCTTAGCATTGGTGTGGATTGTTTAGGGTCATTGCTGTCGCAGGATTTGCGTTGGGGCGGGTCGCTCGATCCGGTTCTTCTTCTTGCTAGTTTTAGGAATGGTGAGGTTATAATCTTTGAGTGCTTTGCTATTGACATTGGTGGATTCTACTTATATGATTTCAAGCTAGAGCGGATAATCAAATTCGATGGGAGCTGCGGCATTCAGCTGATTGCGATGGATACATTGTCGTCTCCGATTCATGTCAATAGTCTAGTCTCATGCGAACCTCGCAACAATCGCAGATACTTGAGTaactaa